Proteins encoded within one genomic window of Triticum aestivum cultivar Chinese Spring chromosome 2D, IWGSC CS RefSeq v2.1, whole genome shotgun sequence:
- the LOC100873133 gene encoding acyclic sesquiterpene synthase isoform X2 — MTATRGVINLPGSPLSPPSGRCPSSSGLPCGVLPMRPSRSPRPTVATGAKNRQLEVGENAASLQNRLVVYTNTTGIFTYAGCNALRRVLGLINGMDRKKVRETRRKQQLQEPEPAPSSHNTAGVATVAPLPLPASPQIQCFPTSSTNIHHQLSMLDVLEKIGISRHFAGEIKSVLDFTYSRWLQRDEEIMLDTGTCAMAFRILRMNGYDVSSDSLSHLTEASVHLNDTRSLLELYKVSQVSTSKHELILDSIGSWSGRLLKEQLRSSKAQKLTPLLREVEHALDSPFYTTLDRLEHKMNIEQFDFMEHQMLYLPWQRNQDLLALGVMDFNTSQIVCQQELQHLESWVKDSRLDQLPFARQKLAYFYLSAAGTMLPGELSDARILWAKNGALTTVVDDFFDVGGSKKELENLTTLVEMWDKHEEIQYYSEHVEIVFSAIYNSVNQLGAKASAVQGRNVTKHFVDIWQDLIRNMMTEVEWRETGYIPTPEEYMENAVVTFALGPIVLPALYFIGPKITEYTVRDTEYNELFRLMSTCGRLLNDVQTYEREYIDGKINSVSLLVHHSGGSMTIPEARKELQEPIDTCRRDLLRLVLKEDSVMPRLCKELFWKMCKTCYFFYYQGDAFSSPEEKVGAVDAVIHEPLQLPLDLRPGLDLSYLHERKND, encoded by the exons ATGACGGCGACAAGGGGCGTAATTAATCTGCCCGGTTCTCCTCTCTCGCCGCCAAGTGGTCGCTGCCCCTCGTCCTCCGGCCTACCATGCGGGGTGCTGCCCATGCGGCCGAGCAGATCTCCCCGGCCTACCGTCGCCACAG GGGCCAAGAACAGGCAGCTGGAAGTCGGAGAAAATGCTGCAAGTTTGCAAAACCGGCTGGTAGTATATACTAACACTACTGGAATTTTCACGTACGCCGGGTGTAATGCTCTTCGCCGAGTG TTAGGATTAATAAATGGCATGGATCGGAAGAAGGTTAGAGAGACTAGAAGAAAGCAGCAGCTCCAGGAACCCGAACCGGCGCCATCTTCCCATAACACCGCAGGGGTGGCTACGGTGGCTCCCTTGCCTTTGCCTGCCTCCCCTCAGATCCAATGCTTCCCGACGTCTTCGACAAATATACATCACCAACTATCCATGCTGGACGTCCTTGAAAAGATCGGGATATCCCGGCATTTTGCTGGTGAGATCAAGAGTGTCCTGGACTTCACTTACAG TCGTTGGTTGCAGAGAGATGAGGAGATCATGCTGGACACGGGGACATGTGCCATGGCATTTCGTATCCTAAGGATGAACGGATACGACGTCTCATCTG ATAGCTTATCACATCTTACCGAAGCCTCCGTTCATCTGAATGATACGAGATCTTTGTTAGAACTATACAAGGTTTCCCAAGTCAGTACCTCGAAACACGAGTTGATTCTGGACAGTATAGGATCCTGGTCAGGTCGCCTACTCAAGGAACAACTGAGATCTAGTAAGGCACAAAAATTGACACCACTCCTAAGAGAG GTAGAACATGCTCTTGATAGCCCCTTCTACACTACGTTGGACCGTCTAGAGCATAAGATGAACATCGAACAATTTGACTTTATGGAGCATCAGATGCTATACCT GCCTTGGCAGAGAAATCAAGACCTGCTAGCTTTGGGTGTCATGGATTTCAATACAAGTCAAATTGTGTGCCAACAAGAGCTTCAACATCTCGAGAG TTGGGTGAAAGATAGCAGGTTAGACCAGTTACCTTTTGCACGACAAAAGTTAGCCTATTTCTACCTCTCTGCCGCCGGCACCATGTTGCCTGGAGAGTTATCCGATGCTCGGATTCTATGGGCCAAGAACGGTGCGCTTACGACGGTCGTTGACGACTTCTTCGACGTCGGGGGATCAAAAAAAGAATTGGAGAATCTCACCACATTAGTTGAGAT GTGGGATAAGCATGAGGAAATTCAGTACTACTCCGAACATGTAGAGATTGTTTTTTCTGCAATCTACAACTCGGTGAACCAGCTTGGAGCAAAGGCTTCTGCGGTGCAGGGCCGCAATGTCACCAAACACTTTGTAGACATA TGGCAAGATTTGATAAGAAATATGATGACCGAGGTGGAATGGAGAGAGACCGGATACATTCCAACACCAGAGGAGTACATGGAGAATGCGGTTGTTACGTTTGCATTAGGCCCCATTGTGCTCCCAGCACTCTACTTCATTGGGCCAAAGATTACGGAGTATACCGTCAGAGATACTGAGTATAACGAGCTATTCAGACTAATGAGCACTTGTGGGCGTCTCCTGAACGATGTCCAAACTTACGAG AGGGAGTACATCGACGGTAAAATAAATAGCGTATCTCTGCTCGTTCATCATAGTGGTGGCTCGATGACCATACCGGAGGCCAGGAAAGAGTTGCAGGAGCCCATAGACACATGCAGGAGAGACTTGTTAAGGTTGGTCCTCAAAGAAGACAGCGTCATGCCTAGACTATGCAAGGAGTTGTTCTGGAAAATGTGCAAGACATGCTACTTTTTTTACTACCAAGGAGACGCGTTCAGCTCGCCAGAGGAGAAGGTTGGTGCGGTGGATGCGGTGATCCATGAGCCGCTCCAGCTCCCCCTGGATCTACGCCCTGGTCTCGACTTGTCCTATCTGCATGAGAGAAAAAATGATTGA
- the LOC100873133 gene encoding acyclic sesquiterpene synthase isoform X1 — protein MTATRGVINLPGSPLSPPSGRCPSSSGLPCGVLPMRPSRSPRPTVATGAKNRQLEVGENAASLQNRLVVYTNTTGIFTYAGCNALRRVLGLINGMDRKKVRETRRKQQLQEPEPAPSSHNTAGVATVAPLPLPASPQIQCFPTSSTNIHHQLSMLDVLEKIGISRHFAGEIKSVLDFTYSRWLQRDEEIMLDTGTCAMAFRILRMNGYDVSSDSLSHLTEASVHLNDTRSLLELYKVSQVSTSKHELILDSIGSWSGRLLKEQLRSSKAQKLTPLLREVEHALDSPFYTTLDRLEHKMNIEQFDFMEHQMLYLRPWQRNQDLLALGVMDFNTSQIVCQQELQHLESWVKDSRLDQLPFARQKLAYFYLSAAGTMLPGELSDARILWAKNGALTTVVDDFFDVGGSKKELENLTTLVEMWDKHEEIQYYSEHVEIVFSAIYNSVNQLGAKASAVQGRNVTKHFVDIWQDLIRNMMTEVEWRETGYIPTPEEYMENAVVTFALGPIVLPALYFIGPKITEYTVRDTEYNELFRLMSTCGRLLNDVQTYEREYIDGKINSVSLLVHHSGGSMTIPEARKELQEPIDTCRRDLLRLVLKEDSVMPRLCKELFWKMCKTCYFFYYQGDAFSSPEEKVGAVDAVIHEPLQLPLDLRPGLDLSYLHERKND, from the exons ATGACGGCGACAAGGGGCGTAATTAATCTGCCCGGTTCTCCTCTCTCGCCGCCAAGTGGTCGCTGCCCCTCGTCCTCCGGCCTACCATGCGGGGTGCTGCCCATGCGGCCGAGCAGATCTCCCCGGCCTACCGTCGCCACAG GGGCCAAGAACAGGCAGCTGGAAGTCGGAGAAAATGCTGCAAGTTTGCAAAACCGGCTGGTAGTATATACTAACACTACTGGAATTTTCACGTACGCCGGGTGTAATGCTCTTCGCCGAGTG TTAGGATTAATAAATGGCATGGATCGGAAGAAGGTTAGAGAGACTAGAAGAAAGCAGCAGCTCCAGGAACCCGAACCGGCGCCATCTTCCCATAACACCGCAGGGGTGGCTACGGTGGCTCCCTTGCCTTTGCCTGCCTCCCCTCAGATCCAATGCTTCCCGACGTCTTCGACAAATATACATCACCAACTATCCATGCTGGACGTCCTTGAAAAGATCGGGATATCCCGGCATTTTGCTGGTGAGATCAAGAGTGTCCTGGACTTCACTTACAG TCGTTGGTTGCAGAGAGATGAGGAGATCATGCTGGACACGGGGACATGTGCCATGGCATTTCGTATCCTAAGGATGAACGGATACGACGTCTCATCTG ATAGCTTATCACATCTTACCGAAGCCTCCGTTCATCTGAATGATACGAGATCTTTGTTAGAACTATACAAGGTTTCCCAAGTCAGTACCTCGAAACACGAGTTGATTCTGGACAGTATAGGATCCTGGTCAGGTCGCCTACTCAAGGAACAACTGAGATCTAGTAAGGCACAAAAATTGACACCACTCCTAAGAGAG GTAGAACATGCTCTTGATAGCCCCTTCTACACTACGTTGGACCGTCTAGAGCATAAGATGAACATCGAACAATTTGACTTTATGGAGCATCAGATGCTATACCT CAGGCCTTGGCAGAGAAATCAAGACCTGCTAGCTTTGGGTGTCATGGATTTCAATACAAGTCAAATTGTGTGCCAACAAGAGCTTCAACATCTCGAGAG TTGGGTGAAAGATAGCAGGTTAGACCAGTTACCTTTTGCACGACAAAAGTTAGCCTATTTCTACCTCTCTGCCGCCGGCACCATGTTGCCTGGAGAGTTATCCGATGCTCGGATTCTATGGGCCAAGAACGGTGCGCTTACGACGGTCGTTGACGACTTCTTCGACGTCGGGGGATCAAAAAAAGAATTGGAGAATCTCACCACATTAGTTGAGAT GTGGGATAAGCATGAGGAAATTCAGTACTACTCCGAACATGTAGAGATTGTTTTTTCTGCAATCTACAACTCGGTGAACCAGCTTGGAGCAAAGGCTTCTGCGGTGCAGGGCCGCAATGTCACCAAACACTTTGTAGACATA TGGCAAGATTTGATAAGAAATATGATGACCGAGGTGGAATGGAGAGAGACCGGATACATTCCAACACCAGAGGAGTACATGGAGAATGCGGTTGTTACGTTTGCATTAGGCCCCATTGTGCTCCCAGCACTCTACTTCATTGGGCCAAAGATTACGGAGTATACCGTCAGAGATACTGAGTATAACGAGCTATTCAGACTAATGAGCACTTGTGGGCGTCTCCTGAACGATGTCCAAACTTACGAG AGGGAGTACATCGACGGTAAAATAAATAGCGTATCTCTGCTCGTTCATCATAGTGGTGGCTCGATGACCATACCGGAGGCCAGGAAAGAGTTGCAGGAGCCCATAGACACATGCAGGAGAGACTTGTTAAGGTTGGTCCTCAAAGAAGACAGCGTCATGCCTAGACTATGCAAGGAGTTGTTCTGGAAAATGTGCAAGACATGCTACTTTTTTTACTACCAAGGAGACGCGTTCAGCTCGCCAGAGGAGAAGGTTGGTGCGGTGGATGCGGTGATCCATGAGCCGCTCCAGCTCCCCCTGGATCTACGCCCTGGTCTCGACTTGTCCTATCTGCATGAGAGAAAAAATGATTGA